In Ovis aries strain OAR_USU_Benz2616 breed Rambouillet chromosome 16, ARS-UI_Ramb_v3.0, whole genome shotgun sequence, one DNA window encodes the following:
- the CLPTM1L gene encoding lipid scramblase CLPTM1L isoform X4, whose product MWSGRSSFTSLVVGVFVVYVVHTCWVMYGIVYTRPCSGHGRCIQPYLAQRPKLQLSVYTTTRSNLGAENNVDLVLNVEDFDVESKFERTVNVSVPKKTRNNGTLYAYVFLHHAGILPWNDGKQVHVVSPLTTYMVPKPEEVNLLTGGPAAQQIEAEKRPSALDEPVSHWRPRLTLNVMVDDFVFDGASLPADVQRYMKMIQLGKTVQYLPILFIDQLSSRVKDLMVINRSSTELPLTVSYDKISLGRLRFWIHMQDAVYSLQQFGFSEKDADEVKGIFVDTNLYFLALTFFVAAFHLLFDFLAFKNDISFWKKKKSMIGMSTKAVLWRCFSTVVIFLFLLDEQTSLLVLVPAGIGAAIELWKVKKALKMTITWRGLRPTFQFGACSESERRTEEYDAQAMKYLSYVLYPLCIGGAVYSLLNIKYKSWYSWLINSFVNGVYAFGFLFMLPQLFVNYKMKSVAHLPWKAFTYKAFNTFIDDVFAFIITMPTSHRLACFRDDVVFLVYLYQRWLYPVDKSRVNEFGESYEETPQRKPHTD is encoded by the exons ATGTGGAGCGGCCGGAGCTCCTTCACCAGCCTGGTCGTGGGCGTGTTCGTGGTGTACGTGGTGCACACCTGCTGGGTCATGTACGGCATCGTCTACACCCGCCCTTGCTCCGGCCACGGCCGCTGCATCCAGCCCTACCTGGCGCAGAGGCCCAAGCTGCAG CTCAGTGTGTATACCACCACGCGCTCTAACCTGGGCGCTGAGAACAACGTGGATCTGGTCTTGAACGTGGAGGACTTTGACGTGGAGTCCAAATTTGAAAG GACAGTCAACGTCTCCGTTCCCAAGAAGACGAGGAACAACGGCACGCTGTATGCCTACGTCTTCCTCCACCACGCCGGCATCCTGCCCTGGAACGATGGGAAGCAGGTGCACGTGGTGAGCCCGCTAACCACCTACATGGTCCCCAAGCCAGAGGAGGTCAACCTGCTCACCGGGGGGCCCGCGGCACAG CAGATCGAGGCCGAGAAGAGGCCGAGTGCCCTGGATGAGCCCGTTTCTCACTGGAGGCCCAGACTGACCCTGAACGTGATGGTGGACGACTTTGTCTTTGACGGAGCCTCCCTGCCTGCAGACGTGCAGCGCTATATGAAAAT GATCCAACTGGGGAAGACAGTGCAGTACCTGCCCATCCTGTTCATCGACCAGCTGAGCAGCCGCGTCAAGGACCTCATG GTCATCAACCGCTCCAGCACCGAGCTGCCACTCACCGTGTCCTACGACAAGATCTCGCTGGGGCGGCTGCGGTTCTGGATCCACATGCAGGACGCCGTCTACTCGCTGCAGCAGTTCG GGTTCTCAGAGAAAGACGCTGACGAAGTGAAGGGGATCTTTGTCGACACCAACTTGTATTTCTTGGCGCTGACCTTCTTTGTGGCTGCGTTTCAC CTGCTTTTTGATTTCCTGGCGTTTAAAAACGACATCAGCTtctggaagaagaagaagagcatGATCGGCATGTCCACGAAAGCAG TGCTCTGGCGCTGCTTCAGCACCGTGGTCATCTTCCTGTTCCTGCTGGACGAGCAGACGAGCCTCCTGGTGCTGGTGCCCGCGGGCATCGGAGCCGCCATCGAG ctgtggaaagtgaaaaaggccTTGAAGATGACCATCACCTGGAGAGGCCTACGGCCCACGTTTCAG TTTGGCGCTTGCAGCGAGTCtgagcggaggacagaggagtacGACGCCCAG GCCATGAAGTACTTGTCTTATGTGCTCTACCCGCTCTGCATCGGGGGCGCCGTCTACTCGCTGCTCAACATCAAATACAAGAG CTGGTATTCTTGGCTGATCAACAGCTTCGTCAATG GGGTCTACGCGTTCGGCTTCCTGTTCATGCTgccccagctctttgtgaactaCAAG ATGAAGTCAGTGGCCCACCTGCCCTGGAAGGCCTTCACCTACAAG GCCTTCAACACCTTCATCGACGACGTATTCGCCTTTATCATCACCATGCCCACCTCCCACCGGCTGGCCTGTTTCAGGGACGATGTGGTGTTTCTCGTGTACCTGTACCAGCGGTG GCTTTATCCCGTGGATAAGAGTAGAGTGAACGAGTTTGGGGAGTCCTACGAGGAGACCCCCCAGCGGAAACCCCACACAGACTGA
- the CLPTM1L gene encoding lipid scramblase CLPTM1L isoform X3: protein MWSGRSSFTSLVVGVFVVYVVHTCWVMYGIVYTRPCSGHGRCIQPYLAQRPKLQLSVYTTTRSNLGAENNVDLVLNVEDFDVESKFERTVNVSVPKKTRNNGTLYAYVFLHHAGILPWNDGKQVHVVSPLTTYMVPKPEEVNLLTGGPAAQQQIEAEKRPSALDEPVSHWRPRLTLNVMVDDFVFDGASLPADVQRYMKMIQLGKTVQYLPILFIDQLSSRVKDLMVINRSSTELPLTVSYDKISLGRLRFWIHMQDAVYSLQQFGFSEKDADEVKGIFVDTNLYFLALTFFVAAFHLLFDFLAFKNDISFWKKKKSMIGMSTKAVLWRCFSTVVIFLFLLDEQTSLLVLVPAGIGAAIELWKVKKALKMTITWRGLRPTFQFGACSESERRTEEYDAQAMKYLSYVLYPLCIGGAVYSLLNIKYKSWYSWLINSFVNGVYAFGFLFMLPQLFVNYKMKSVAHLPWKAFTYKAFNTFIDDVFAFIITMPTSHRLACFRDDVVFLVYLYQRWLYPVDKSRVNEFGESYEETPQRKPHTD, encoded by the exons ATGTGGAGCGGCCGGAGCTCCTTCACCAGCCTGGTCGTGGGCGTGTTCGTGGTGTACGTGGTGCACACCTGCTGGGTCATGTACGGCATCGTCTACACCCGCCCTTGCTCCGGCCACGGCCGCTGCATCCAGCCCTACCTGGCGCAGAGGCCCAAGCTGCAG CTCAGTGTGTATACCACCACGCGCTCTAACCTGGGCGCTGAGAACAACGTGGATCTGGTCTTGAACGTGGAGGACTTTGACGTGGAGTCCAAATTTGAAAG GACAGTCAACGTCTCCGTTCCCAAGAAGACGAGGAACAACGGCACGCTGTATGCCTACGTCTTCCTCCACCACGCCGGCATCCTGCCCTGGAACGATGGGAAGCAGGTGCACGTGGTGAGCCCGCTAACCACCTACATGGTCCCCAAGCCAGAGGAGGTCAACCTGCTCACCGGGGGGCCCGCGGCACAG CAGCAGATCGAGGCCGAGAAGAGGCCGAGTGCCCTGGATGAGCCCGTTTCTCACTGGAGGCCCAGACTGACCCTGAACGTGATGGTGGACGACTTTGTCTTTGACGGAGCCTCCCTGCCTGCAGACGTGCAGCGCTATATGAAAAT GATCCAACTGGGGAAGACAGTGCAGTACCTGCCCATCCTGTTCATCGACCAGCTGAGCAGCCGCGTCAAGGACCTCATG GTCATCAACCGCTCCAGCACCGAGCTGCCACTCACCGTGTCCTACGACAAGATCTCGCTGGGGCGGCTGCGGTTCTGGATCCACATGCAGGACGCCGTCTACTCGCTGCAGCAGTTCG GGTTCTCAGAGAAAGACGCTGACGAAGTGAAGGGGATCTTTGTCGACACCAACTTGTATTTCTTGGCGCTGACCTTCTTTGTGGCTGCGTTTCAC CTGCTTTTTGATTTCCTGGCGTTTAAAAACGACATCAGCTtctggaagaagaagaagagcatGATCGGCATGTCCACGAAAGCAG TGCTCTGGCGCTGCTTCAGCACCGTGGTCATCTTCCTGTTCCTGCTGGACGAGCAGACGAGCCTCCTGGTGCTGGTGCCCGCGGGCATCGGAGCCGCCATCGAG ctgtggaaagtgaaaaaggccTTGAAGATGACCATCACCTGGAGAGGCCTACGGCCCACGTTTCAG TTTGGCGCTTGCAGCGAGTCtgagcggaggacagaggagtacGACGCCCAG GCCATGAAGTACTTGTCTTATGTGCTCTACCCGCTCTGCATCGGGGGCGCCGTCTACTCGCTGCTCAACATCAAATACAAGAG CTGGTATTCTTGGCTGATCAACAGCTTCGTCAATG GGGTCTACGCGTTCGGCTTCCTGTTCATGCTgccccagctctttgtgaactaCAAG ATGAAGTCAGTGGCCCACCTGCCCTGGAAGGCCTTCACCTACAAG GCCTTCAACACCTTCATCGACGACGTATTCGCCTTTATCATCACCATGCCCACCTCCCACCGGCTGGCCTGTTTCAGGGACGATGTGGTGTTTCTCGTGTACCTGTACCAGCGGTG GCTTTATCCCGTGGATAAGAGTAGAGTGAACGAGTTTGGGGAGTCCTACGAGGAGACCCCCCAGCGGAAACCCCACACAGACTGA
- the CLPTM1L gene encoding lipid scramblase CLPTM1L isoform X1 encodes MWSGRSSFTSLVVGVFVVYVVHTCWVMYGIVYTRPCSGHGRCIQPYLAQRPKLQLSVYTTTRSNLGAENNVDLVLNVEDFDVESKFERTVNVSVPKKTRNNGTLYAYVFLHHAGILPWNDGKQVHVVSPLTTYMVPKPEEVNLLTGGPAAQQQIEAEKRPSALDEPVSHWRPRLTLNVMVDDFVFDGASLPADVQRYMKMIQLGKTVQYLPILFIDQLSSRVKDLMVINRSSTELPLTVSYDKISLGRLRFWIHMQDAVYSLQQFGFSEKDADEVKGIFVDTNLYFLALTFFVAAFHLLFDFLAFKNDISFWKKKKSMIGMSTKAGSGSGLARVLRAAPQGPAGGPQAYSDALRGLCPGPPQRLLGTGFWVPEGAAWEGEGSLLAVVSTPCAWGRGQGGRFSTLVCMGSWSCGPPGWPPSRRWLFSSRGVTLREGPGVLGWPRVQVPRLGVFCPPSLASLRGGVSCPHLWLPWGEGRTEPPAFHWPLPRWREQGLWGPGPALSAGSALQGASPQPLWLLSLRWEDRHGSGAGSPSGAVFPASRPCVVPVSVAHTRPG; translated from the exons ATGTGGAGCGGCCGGAGCTCCTTCACCAGCCTGGTCGTGGGCGTGTTCGTGGTGTACGTGGTGCACACCTGCTGGGTCATGTACGGCATCGTCTACACCCGCCCTTGCTCCGGCCACGGCCGCTGCATCCAGCCCTACCTGGCGCAGAGGCCCAAGCTGCAG CTCAGTGTGTATACCACCACGCGCTCTAACCTGGGCGCTGAGAACAACGTGGATCTGGTCTTGAACGTGGAGGACTTTGACGTGGAGTCCAAATTTGAAAG GACAGTCAACGTCTCCGTTCCCAAGAAGACGAGGAACAACGGCACGCTGTATGCCTACGTCTTCCTCCACCACGCCGGCATCCTGCCCTGGAACGATGGGAAGCAGGTGCACGTGGTGAGCCCGCTAACCACCTACATGGTCCCCAAGCCAGAGGAGGTCAACCTGCTCACCGGGGGGCCCGCGGCACAG CAGCAGATCGAGGCCGAGAAGAGGCCGAGTGCCCTGGATGAGCCCGTTTCTCACTGGAGGCCCAGACTGACCCTGAACGTGATGGTGGACGACTTTGTCTTTGACGGAGCCTCCCTGCCTGCAGACGTGCAGCGCTATATGAAAAT GATCCAACTGGGGAAGACAGTGCAGTACCTGCCCATCCTGTTCATCGACCAGCTGAGCAGCCGCGTCAAGGACCTCATG GTCATCAACCGCTCCAGCACCGAGCTGCCACTCACCGTGTCCTACGACAAGATCTCGCTGGGGCGGCTGCGGTTCTGGATCCACATGCAGGACGCCGTCTACTCGCTGCAGCAGTTCG GGTTCTCAGAGAAAGACGCTGACGAAGTGAAGGGGATCTTTGTCGACACCAACTTGTATTTCTTGGCGCTGACCTTCTTTGTGGCTGCGTTTCAC CTGCTTTTTGATTTCCTGGCGTTTAAAAACGACATCAGCTtctggaagaagaagaagagcatGATCGGCATGTCCACGAAAGCAGGTAGCGGGTCGGGGCTTGCACGCGTCCTCCGGGCTGCCCCTCAGGGCCCCGCGGGCGGGCCACAGGCTTACTCTGACGCCCTCAGGGGTCTTTGCCCGGGACCCCCGCAGCGCTTGCTTGGGACGGGCTTTTGGGTCCCCGAGGGAGCAGCCTGGGAGGGTGAGGGCAGCCTCCTGGCCGTGGTGAGCACCCCGTGCgcctggggcagggggcaaggGGGCCGGTTCTCGACGCTTGTTTGCATGGGCTCATGGTCCTGCGGGCCACCAGGCTGGCCTCCCAGCAGGAGGTGGCTCTTCAGCTCCCGTGGAGTCACTctgagggaggggcctggggtgCTCGGGTGGCCCCGCGTCCAGGTCCCGCGTCTCGGGGTCTTCTGTCCTCCATCTCTGGCTTCCTTGAGGGGAGGGGTCTCCTGTCCTCACCTCTGGCTTCCTTGGGGGGAGGGCCGCACTGAGCCCCCGGCCTTCCACTGGCCTTTGCCACGGTGGCGTGAGCAGGGTCTGTGGGGCCCGGGGCCTGCGTTGTCGGCGGGCAGTGCCCTGCAGGGGGCATCCCCACAGCCGTTGTGGCTCCTGAGCCTCCGCTGGGAAGACAGGCACGGCTCCGGCGCAGGGTCCCCGTCGGGAGCTGTGTTCCCCGCGTCCCGTCCGTGCGTCGTGCCAGTGAGTGTGGCTCACACACGTCCTGGCTGA
- the CLPTM1L gene encoding lipid scramblase CLPTM1L isoform X2 — protein sequence MWSGRSSFTSLVVGVFVVYVVHTCWVMYGIVYTRPCSGHGRCIQPYLAQRPKLQLSVYTTTRSNLGAENNVDLVLNVEDFDVESKFERTVNVSVPKKTRNNGTLYAYVFLHHAGILPWNDGKQVHVVSPLTTYMVPKPEEVNLLTGGPAAQQIEAEKRPSALDEPVSHWRPRLTLNVMVDDFVFDGASLPADVQRYMKMIQLGKTVQYLPILFIDQLSSRVKDLMVINRSSTELPLTVSYDKISLGRLRFWIHMQDAVYSLQQFGFSEKDADEVKGIFVDTNLYFLALTFFVAAFHLLFDFLAFKNDISFWKKKKSMIGMSTKAGSGSGLARVLRAAPQGPAGGPQAYSDALRGLCPGPPQRLLGTGFWVPEGAAWEGEGSLLAVVSTPCAWGRGQGGRFSTLVCMGSWSCGPPGWPPSRRWLFSSRGVTLREGPGVLGWPRVQVPRLGVFCPPSLASLRGGVSCPHLWLPWGEGRTEPPAFHWPLPRWREQGLWGPGPALSAGSALQGASPQPLWLLSLRWEDRHGSGAGSPSGAVFPASRPCVVPVSVAHTRPG from the exons ATGTGGAGCGGCCGGAGCTCCTTCACCAGCCTGGTCGTGGGCGTGTTCGTGGTGTACGTGGTGCACACCTGCTGGGTCATGTACGGCATCGTCTACACCCGCCCTTGCTCCGGCCACGGCCGCTGCATCCAGCCCTACCTGGCGCAGAGGCCCAAGCTGCAG CTCAGTGTGTATACCACCACGCGCTCTAACCTGGGCGCTGAGAACAACGTGGATCTGGTCTTGAACGTGGAGGACTTTGACGTGGAGTCCAAATTTGAAAG GACAGTCAACGTCTCCGTTCCCAAGAAGACGAGGAACAACGGCACGCTGTATGCCTACGTCTTCCTCCACCACGCCGGCATCCTGCCCTGGAACGATGGGAAGCAGGTGCACGTGGTGAGCCCGCTAACCACCTACATGGTCCCCAAGCCAGAGGAGGTCAACCTGCTCACCGGGGGGCCCGCGGCACAG CAGATCGAGGCCGAGAAGAGGCCGAGTGCCCTGGATGAGCCCGTTTCTCACTGGAGGCCCAGACTGACCCTGAACGTGATGGTGGACGACTTTGTCTTTGACGGAGCCTCCCTGCCTGCAGACGTGCAGCGCTATATGAAAAT GATCCAACTGGGGAAGACAGTGCAGTACCTGCCCATCCTGTTCATCGACCAGCTGAGCAGCCGCGTCAAGGACCTCATG GTCATCAACCGCTCCAGCACCGAGCTGCCACTCACCGTGTCCTACGACAAGATCTCGCTGGGGCGGCTGCGGTTCTGGATCCACATGCAGGACGCCGTCTACTCGCTGCAGCAGTTCG GGTTCTCAGAGAAAGACGCTGACGAAGTGAAGGGGATCTTTGTCGACACCAACTTGTATTTCTTGGCGCTGACCTTCTTTGTGGCTGCGTTTCAC CTGCTTTTTGATTTCCTGGCGTTTAAAAACGACATCAGCTtctggaagaagaagaagagcatGATCGGCATGTCCACGAAAGCAGGTAGCGGGTCGGGGCTTGCACGCGTCCTCCGGGCTGCCCCTCAGGGCCCCGCGGGCGGGCCACAGGCTTACTCTGACGCCCTCAGGGGTCTTTGCCCGGGACCCCCGCAGCGCTTGCTTGGGACGGGCTTTTGGGTCCCCGAGGGAGCAGCCTGGGAGGGTGAGGGCAGCCTCCTGGCCGTGGTGAGCACCCCGTGCgcctggggcagggggcaaggGGGCCGGTTCTCGACGCTTGTTTGCATGGGCTCATGGTCCTGCGGGCCACCAGGCTGGCCTCCCAGCAGGAGGTGGCTCTTCAGCTCCCGTGGAGTCACTctgagggaggggcctggggtgCTCGGGTGGCCCCGCGTCCAGGTCCCGCGTCTCGGGGTCTTCTGTCCTCCATCTCTGGCTTCCTTGAGGGGAGGGGTCTCCTGTCCTCACCTCTGGCTTCCTTGGGGGGAGGGCCGCACTGAGCCCCCGGCCTTCCACTGGCCTTTGCCACGGTGGCGTGAGCAGGGTCTGTGGGGCCCGGGGCCTGCGTTGTCGGCGGGCAGTGCCCTGCAGGGGGCATCCCCACAGCCGTTGTGGCTCCTGAGCCTCCGCTGGGAAGACAGGCACGGCTCCGGCGCAGGGTCCCCGTCGGGAGCTGTGTTCCCCGCGTCCCGTCCGTGCGTCGTGCCAGTGAGTGTGGCTCACACACGTCCTGGCTGA